The following proteins are encoded in a genomic region of Drosophila bipectinata strain 14024-0381.07 chromosome XL, DbipHiC1v2, whole genome shotgun sequence:
- the LOC108133586 gene encoding pancreatic triacylglycerol lipase: MYVANTTGGLMLQTMLYLANRTSRATLNTLVDLPPATKSDINEVKCFGVYGCFPINGPWNTVTRTIGVHPQKPSEIEPHFTLHTRKELDQPLYLDLNDPDGIQGMGVDPHGKIFLLVHGYLESGEIPWMLDLAKALLHHEPQGKAAVVLIDWGGGASPPYVQAVANIRLVGAITAHVVHMLYEELKLPNLSKVHIIGHSLGAHLSGYAGYHLQRDFGLKMNRITGLDPAAPLFTDTDPIVRLDPTDAHFVDIVHTDANPLMKGGLGINMRLGHVDFFPNGGFDNPGCNKKFQDVVKSNRKATLFLTMQEFLGCNHIRSEQYFTESIGSKCPFLGITCDSFESFKDHKCISCEEPGHTCLRMGYHSQEDYQEQVNLGHIKQGDSPGVFYLWTGDRKPFCRLHYRITVRMSAHDESTLHGGEVGILSVRVHDGKTMHKKKRASTELMKFSTKSMYFEPGYEYKAVVAGRDLENPEYATVHWEYPTSILNPLTWRILSSPRIYLEYILIEVMESTDLYLKLCPQNEGAILSGAENVLRSEFCKD, from the exons ACATTAACGAGGTCAAGTGCTTTGGCGTCTACGGCTGTTTTCCCATCAATGGACCCTGGAATACGGTGACCCGAACCATTGGCGTGCATCCCCAGAAACCCTCGGAAATAGAGCCCCATTTCACGTTGCACACGCGGAAGGAACTGGATCAGCCACTGTACTTGGATCTCAATGATCCGGATGGTATCCAAGGCATGGGCGTGGATCCGCATGGCAAGATCTTCCTTCTTGTTCATGGGTATCTGGAGTCGGGTGAGATACCATGGATGTTGGACCTGGCTAAAGCTCTACTGCATCATGAGCCGCAGGGCAAGGCGGCGGTGGTGCTGATAGATTGGGGTGGTGGTGCCAGTCCTCCGTATGTCCAGGCTGTGGCGAATATCCGGTTGGTGGGTGCCATTACCGCCCATGTGGTGCACATGCTCTACGAGGAGCTGAAGCTGCCCAATCTCTCAAAAGTCCACATCATTGGCCACTCCCTGGGCGCCCATTTGTCCGGCTATGCGGGCTACCATCTCCAGCGGGACTTTGGCTTGAAGATGAACAGGATTACTGGACTGGATCCGGCTGCTCCCCTCTTCACGGATACGGATCCCATTGTCCGTCTGGATCCCACAGATGCCCATTTCGTGGATATTGTCCACACGGATGCAAATCCTCTGATGAAAGGCGGTCTGGGCATCAATATGCGTCTGGGGCATGTGGACTTCTTTCCCAATGGGGGCTTCGATAATCCGGGCTGCAACAAGAAGTTCCAGGACGTGGTCAAGAGCAATCGGAAGGCCACTCTCTTCCTGACCATGCAGGAGTTCCTCGGCTGCAACCACATCCGCAGTGAGCAGTACTTCACGGAGAGCATCGGCTCCAAGTGCCCTTTCCTGGGCATCACCTGTGACTCCTTTGAG AGCTTCAAGGACCACAAATGCATCAGCTGCGAGGAACCGGGACACACCTGCCTGCGCATGGGCTATCACAGCCAGGAGGACTACCAGGAGCAGGTGAATCTCGGCCACATCAAGCAGGGCGACTCCCCCGGAGTCTTCTATCTGTGGACCGGGGACAGGAAGCCCTTCTGCCGGCTGCACTACCGGATCACGGTGCGAATGTCCGCCCACGATGAGAGCACGCTGCACGGCGGAGAGGTGGGCATCCTGTCCGTCCGGGTGCACGATGGGAAGACTATGCACAAGAAGAAGCGAGCCTCCACGGAGCTGATGAAGTTCTCGACAAAGTCCATGTACTTTGAGCCGGGCTACGAGTACAAGGCCGTGGTGGCCGGGCGGGATCTCGAGAATCCGGAATACGCCACCGTACACTGGGAGTATCCGACCAGCATTCTCAATCCGCTTACCTGGCGCATCCTGTCTTCGCCCAGGATCTATCTGGAGTATATCCTGATCGAGGTGATGGAGTCCACGGATCTGTACCTCAAGCTGTGTCCCCAGAACGAGGGCGCCATCCTATCCGGTGCCGAGAATGTCCTGCGCTCCGAGTTCTGCAAGGATTAA